One Candidatus Palauibacter polyketidifaciens DNA segment encodes these proteins:
- a CDS encoding 2Fe-2S iron-sulfur cluster-binding protein, producing the protein MSDNSGNGAGFDFEITLDGAKVGVRRGESLYEISERHRKEIPTLCYDPRLEAFGACRLCIVELEGARNPVASCTTRAEPGMRMTTRSARLDMHRRVLMEMLASENRDTDVDPLSGYASQEMAVLLDRYDARTGRFAGARSGRSRPDDDNPFILRDYDNCISCYRCVRVCAEQEGDYAISIMNRGFDTQITTEFEGLLGDSACTFCGQCVQTCPTGALADIKALANADVPGETEKTRTVCPYCGVGCSVDLLSRGDTLIGVQPAMDGPANEGALCVKGQFAFDFVQHPDRLAYPMVRGEDGELHETDWDTALDRAAAGFTAAVENHGRHSVYGVASGRAPHEAAYMMQRFIRGAFGTNQIDNCSRA; encoded by the coding sequence TTGAGCGACAACTCGGGTAACGGCGCAGGCTTCGATTTCGAGATCACGCTCGACGGCGCGAAGGTGGGCGTCCGTCGGGGCGAGAGCCTTTACGAGATCTCCGAGCGGCATCGCAAGGAGATCCCGACGCTGTGCTACGATCCGCGTCTGGAAGCCTTCGGTGCCTGCCGCCTCTGCATCGTTGAACTCGAGGGCGCCCGCAACCCCGTCGCCTCCTGCACCACGCGGGCGGAGCCCGGGATGCGGATGACGACCCGCTCGGCGCGGCTCGACATGCACCGCCGGGTGCTCATGGAGATGCTCGCCTCCGAGAACCGCGACACGGATGTCGATCCGCTCTCCGGGTACGCCTCGCAGGAGATGGCGGTGCTGCTCGACCGCTACGACGCCCGGACGGGCCGCTTCGCCGGGGCCAGGTCCGGCCGCAGCCGGCCGGACGACGACAACCCCTTCATCCTCCGCGACTACGACAACTGCATTTCCTGCTATCGCTGCGTGCGAGTCTGCGCCGAACAGGAGGGCGACTACGCGATCTCGATCATGAATCGCGGGTTCGACACACAGATCACGACGGAGTTCGAGGGCCTGCTGGGGGACTCCGCCTGCACGTTCTGCGGGCAGTGCGTACAGACCTGCCCGACCGGCGCTCTCGCGGACATCAAGGCGCTCGCGAACGCGGACGTGCCGGGGGAGACCGAGAAGACGCGTACCGTGTGTCCCTACTGCGGCGTTGGGTGCTCCGTCGACCTGCTGTCCCGCGGGGACACGCTGATCGGCGTCCAGCCGGCCATGGACGGGCCCGCCAACGAGGGCGCTCTCTGCGTCAAGGGACAATTCGCGTTCGACTTCGTGCAGCACCCCGACCGGCTCGCCTATCCGATGGTGCGGGGCGAGGACGGCGAACTCCACGAAACCGACTGGGACACGGCCCTCGACCGCGCGGCGGCGGGTTTCACGGCGGCGGTGGAGAATCACGGCAGGCACTCCGTGTACGGCGTCGCCTCCGGACGTGCGCCGCACGAAGCGGCCTACATGATGCAGCGGTTCATCCGGGGCGCGTTCGGTACGAACCAGATCGACAACTGCAGCCGTGCTTGA
- a CDS encoding NADH-ubiquinone oxidoreductase-F iron-sulfur binding region domain-containing protein, whose translation MNTPSDADLLAKWRTRPAPLLPLLHDFHERDGCLSEASLRAISEDLRIPIADLFGTVTFYHHFSRDPEGYSHPRVCTGPICALAGADELLAALPGAHAMPCPGRCDEPIPVLDRDRVLCGTTVADLSGRPSPLPPAVPPDIEECVFAHIRTPGRATLAGYRATGGYAGLENALRGRPDALLDVIDASGLAGRGGAGFPTGRKWRAVAEAAGEPKTIVCNADEGEPGCFKDRALMDYDPHAVIEGMIAAGFATGATRGFIYLRYEYPDTMRILETALEEARGAGLLGPDAFGPGRPFDLWVRRGAGAYICGEETSLLNSLEGKHPFPRNRPPFPVTHGYEDLPTVVNNVETLASVPHILVHGADWYRDLGIGDHAGTKVISLSGDVARPGNYEVPMGFPLMTLIDDWAGGVPRGRKIQAVTMAGLSGGFLAGDDLAVTLDEPDIRSKGSFLGAGGIMVFDDSRDMIEVAHSAMEFFAEESCGKCFPCRIGTQRLTERLHGEGPTGIAAWIDEVHDLGDTMMQTSACGLGQAAPLITESLIRYFPDRISRHVADSI comes from the coding sequence ATGAACACGCCCTCGGACGCGGATCTGCTCGCGAAGTGGCGGACACGGCCCGCTCCTCTGCTTCCCCTGCTGCATGACTTCCACGAGAGGGATGGGTGCCTCTCGGAGGCGTCTCTCCGAGCCATCTCCGAGGATCTGCGGATTCCGATCGCTGACCTCTTCGGCACCGTGACCTTCTACCACCACTTTTCCCGCGACCCCGAGGGCTACTCTCATCCCCGCGTCTGCACGGGACCGATCTGCGCGCTGGCAGGGGCCGACGAACTGCTGGCCGCGCTGCCGGGCGCGCACGCGATGCCCTGCCCCGGTCGCTGCGACGAGCCGATTCCGGTCCTTGACCGTGACCGGGTTCTCTGCGGAACGACGGTGGCGGATCTCTCCGGCCGGCCTTCTCCTCTTCCACCCGCGGTCCCGCCGGACATTGAGGAATGTGTATTCGCGCACATTCGAACTCCCGGACGTGCCACCCTGGCGGGCTATCGGGCGACGGGCGGCTATGCGGGTCTGGAGAATGCCCTCCGGGGGCGGCCCGATGCGCTCCTCGATGTCATCGACGCGAGCGGTCTGGCGGGGCGGGGCGGCGCCGGCTTCCCCACGGGGCGGAAGTGGCGGGCCGTGGCGGAGGCGGCGGGGGAGCCGAAGACCATCGTCTGCAATGCCGACGAGGGAGAGCCGGGCTGCTTCAAGGACCGGGCGCTGATGGACTACGACCCGCACGCGGTGATCGAGGGGATGATCGCCGCCGGCTTCGCGACGGGGGCCACGCGCGGGTTCATCTACCTCCGCTACGAGTATCCGGACACGATGCGCATCCTGGAGACGGCCCTGGAGGAGGCCCGTGGCGCCGGGCTGCTGGGACCGGACGCCTTCGGGCCCGGACGGCCCTTCGACCTCTGGGTACGCCGCGGCGCGGGCGCTTACATCTGCGGCGAGGAGACGTCCCTTCTCAACAGCCTCGAGGGCAAGCACCCGTTTCCGCGCAACCGGCCACCCTTCCCGGTGACGCACGGGTACGAGGATCTTCCCACGGTCGTGAACAACGTCGAAACGCTGGCTTCCGTGCCCCATATCCTCGTGCACGGCGCCGACTGGTATCGGGATCTCGGGATCGGGGACCACGCGGGCACGAAGGTGATCTCGCTCTCCGGGGACGTCGCTCGCCCCGGCAACTACGAAGTGCCCATGGGCTTCCCCCTCATGACGCTGATCGACGACTGGGCCGGCGGGGTCCCGCGCGGGCGGAAGATCCAGGCGGTGACGATGGCGGGGCTCTCCGGCGGCTTCCTGGCGGGAGATGATCTCGCCGTCACGCTGGACGAGCCCGATATCCGCTCGAAGGGGTCGTTCCTGGGCGCCGGCGGCATCATGGTCTTCGACGACTCGCGGGACATGATCGAGGTCGCCCATTCCGCCATGGAGTTCTTTGCCGAGGAATCGTGCGGCAAGTGTTTCCCCTGCCGCATCGGCACGCAGCGCCTCACCGAGCGCCTGCACGGCGAGGGCCCGACCGGGATCGCCGCCTGGATCGACGAGGTGCACGACCTCGGCGACACGATGATGCAGACGAGCGCGTGCGGACTCGGGCAGGCCGCTCCCCTCATCACCGAGAGCCTCATTCGCTACTTCCCCGATCGCATCTCCAGGCACGTCGCCGACTCCATCTAG